TGTTTATGATTACGAGGATTCTCCAGATAGTACTTTCCATTCAAATTTGAAGCCGCACACCTGTGGATGTTGAGAGGACAAAGTGTGAGATATCGATACAACTTGAAAGAGATCCTACTCTACTACACCTGTTAAACCACCAACCACTTCCGAAGGTTAGCGCGCACGGAAAATCTCCACTAGATTTATCATTCGCACGATCGTAGGTGCTGAAATCGTGATCGTTGTGGTAAGCAAGCGCATCCGAAGCATTGCCATGGTAGTCGGAAACCATCAGGTTGTAGTTGAACTTTTCCGACTCCATACGGAACGTTCCGTAGGCTGCGTATGATTTGTTGCCTTCAAAATCTTCCAGCTCGATGCGTAGCTCAACGTTGTCATCGTAACTTAATCTGGGGAAAAAGCATGTGAATTGCTTGTTATTTGTCAGAGTTTTAATTGATaaagacacaaaacaataaatgtctcaggtataaaataaaaaactgtCTAGCATCGCATCGGCTTTATAGACAGTAGGTCTCAAAGGATTCTGGGAGTATTGCTTGATGATCCCGCCTTCGTCAGTCGATTAATGTCTACATGTTGGTCTTGTACCACATGATGATCGTTGTTCCTTTGCCCAATCTTTCTAATCACTGCACCTTTTCGACCTTGACTTACCTGTGTATGAAATCGTTCCCCATCCAAAACTCGTACCCGAGATCACCAAATCCGTACTTGTACTCATTCCACGATCGGTTAAAGTTTTCCTGCAAATCGTACCAATTCCGACGCTGCACCACCGTCCAAGCCGTACCGTCCGTTGCAAACTCACAGTATCGTCGGTTGAAATCCCGCCTAGCTTCGTTAAGCTCGACTTCAGCGAACGTGTACACACCGCTAACGCGCTTAAGTAGTTGATGGCAGCCATCTTTGTCCGGATGATGGAAGCTTACTTCCTCGTGCTGCTCAATCGCTGCTGTGCTAATCACGTTGGTATCAGCATTCGGGCTCGATTCCTCACTACCACTACCAATATCTACATTTGAAGAGACATCTAAGCTTTCTTCTATTGTACCATTGCTGCCAGCCGGTATGGGAACATCCACCGCAGCTTCATCGACACCTGTCACCCCATGGCTACAAGGGAAATTGTTTCGCTTCTCCACCTTCCTGTCCACATCTAGCACTAAATGTTCGATGCGCTTCAGCAAAATATCCGCACTGTTTGTGAAGGTGGCAACTTCGTGATTCGTTCGCTGACAGCAGGATAGAATTTGTTCGAATTGGTTCGCCTCCAAATCGTAGATGCGTACCGTACGATCCTCGATCGAACGCGCCATCCCGGTCAGTGTATCCAGCGCGCGGCACTGTCTACGATTGGCAACCATTTCGCGCAACTTTTTTGCCGTCAGCTTGTCCAGAAATTCATCCATCTCCTCGTCAGAATCCGACACGTCCTTCCTAAACTTAGCCGAAACAGCTGCCCGATTCCCTTGGccattgttttgcttctggCAGTTACTATTGCCATTGCTTTCGATCCGATTAATTTGCTTTTGAAGGTGGGTAATTTTGGTTAGGATTGCCGCTTGTTCTGCAGCCGATTCCAAGCGATCGTTTCGCCGGCCTCGATTGATAGCACTGCTGCTGGATAGTGCGTACACGGTTTTAGTGATATCGTGCAGCTTCTCGTTGATCACATCAACCTTCTCGAAGATATGTTGGACCTTAAAGTCCAGATTGGAGAGGCGCGATTCGAGCGATGGTGAAGGTGTGTCGTGTGCTCTACAGAAAGATAAAATTGCTTTACAGTAAGTCAACCGACAGGCTGTGGAGAAATGTATTTACTTTCTCAAAATATCGAGCTTGCTGTCAACGGATTTGATGTGTTCGCTCCAGGCTCCGATGTGATGCTGAAAAACATCCCAAATTTGCGACTTCTCCTGTAGAGTTTTGACGTTCGCATCCAAACTGGTCATCGTGGTGAGCAACGACACTATTCGCTGCTCCAGATTGATAAGGTAATGCGAGTTGAATCGGTTCAGATGAGATTTCACATCCTCAAGCATCGCGCGGATGTCTTGATGCGTTGTGGCTACCTCGCCCGGCACTGGATCCGATCCGACCATAACGGTGAGCGCCATCAGTATTAACATTAGCTTAAGTGACACCGCGCTTGGCATGATCTGGAAAAAAGTAGGAAATGATCATTCTACGATCGCACCCAAGAGTGGCGCTACTACTGGCGTAAAAATACGATAATAGTTCTCTAATCGTCAAGCCAATTCATCATTCCTCATCGCAGGAGGAGATTTGAAAACCATCTTTGTGTCTACTACCATGGCACGTGGTTTCCGCGTTATACGATCGCTTTGTTTACAAGCTGCCGCCCACACACTTGGACACGCTCTTGGCCTTATGATTCCGAATGGCATGGAAGTGGTTAGCATAAGCATGGCCACTCTTAGATACACACATCCGcgcaccacacacgcacacacacatgcactcaAATCCAGGGCTAATCCGCAAAAGAGCACGTTAAGATcataatgatttaaaaatagcGCCGTCAATCGGCAATTACGTTGATTTACGATCACGGCGCCGGTTGGACACGAAATCTCACTTCGATTCCCAATTTCCGACTGGCAGCCCCGCACCGATAGAGTTCCAAACGGCTAACGGGGATAGCTCTTAGGGACTTGCATGTAGCGTCTAAAATTGGCACACACACGGATATTATGTATTTAGGCACTTCTTATCGTGAGTTAGGATCACTCGGAAACGGAAAACTGCCACACTGCTCTCTCGCTTGGTAAAAATGTTGCGTTCATTGCGTATCGTACCGTCAGCTTCATCGTCAAACAGTCGACCGGCTTCTTCCGCTGCCGAAAATGCACTAACGCTTGTGTTGCGTGAGTGGAGCAGATAAACTGAGCGTTAATATTGGATGGCCCCAACACGACAGCAGAAAAACCTATTTGCTGAAGAGTGATTTTGAACTTGAAGGAATGCTTGAGATGCCTGctgtaaagaaaaacagtgTATCTGGAGCTGGACGATCAGATTGGGGTTTTATAGACGTCCACGCATAATTCTAATAATCATGTAAGAAATTTTGAGTAACATTTTGTAATGTTAAAGGTGGCCAAAAATAATATGGAATAGTCACGTTCATTTAAAGCATAATATTAAATATGTGTACACCTATGtctcggattttttttcttgacttaacgatctactaggtGAAGTTGACTATCGAATATGTCTGACCAGACTTAtaagataccacgtagttgtacCCGTATCCGACctagatgagatttgaacctcgaCCCTGCCCTAACAggtaattatttttgaatttgaatgtaCATACTAACTTGTCCGTCGCCACAACTGCCTAGCTGTATTGCCAAACTGATCCTTTGTGGACGTTATAAAACATATAACAGCAGGCGGCTGGTCTCGTCGATTGTTTTGAATGTGAGGGAAGTTCACCCAAAGTGTAGTATTTGGTCTGATACTGGCTGCCTGCACACTGCATTTtaacccgagataggtgaactTTTAGTTTGAAAAGTTCGATCATCTATGCGATCACTGCATCAGGAAAGCCTCAGAATATCAGGATCTCTACTGATTTATAGTCGAAGGTCTTCGCAGCTGACATTATTACATAGTGATTaacaatttagaaaattttgaactaGTAGGATGTTTCTTACAGTAATTGACCCAAAGGGTgcttaaaaaggaaaaaggaaacggaATATTATCATTGAccttggtttaatttttttttacatttaactAACGAATTTTTTGAGCacgatgtttttatttgaaatcatcagcagcagcattagtAGTCAACCGTACAGTGTAACTCTATGCGCGATGTTTTCTATATTTACAGTAAGTTCCCGCGGTATGCGGCATGGCAATGCATACGCGAATAAGTTGAATATTCAAAGTGGAACATTCTACAGTTCTTGTTTACAGAAAAAATGGTTAATTTTAGTTAAAATTTGGCCTTAGCTTGGTTGAATTTAGTTAAAATTTGGCAGTAGTAAATTTCTTTTacgtttaattttccttttttccgatCAGTAAGGTCGAAAAATGTAAAGCGAGATTATgttaaacattaaaataaatgaagcacttaggggaaaaaatatccaaaagaTAATtacatattaaaaaatatacttCAAACGTAATTTGGAAACATGCTGTACGTTTGTTGTGACTCACAATATTCGATTGTAAAATTCAAATCGACCAGCTGTTTGAATACGCGTTGTTGGTTGCTATTTCatgttattttcttcttatAACAAGTTCTTGTATGTATTCTTATTACAAAGAAGCTTGAATGTATGTCCTATGTATCTAATTCTATATTCGTTGCTTCGAATGGAAACCACTGGGTGCATCATAGCTGGTGCATAGAAATCGCGCCACACACCCCGCACATATACTACCAAACAATCCAGCGGTACGCCGGTACACGCGCAAACAACACGCACCCATTCGCGTATCAACCATCGTTGCGCAAAGACTAGCGCCAGTGTTCTGTGCGTAGCGAGACCGACCGGCGGAGTTGCGAACGCGTGCACGTGCTTCTCTGTGCTAGGAAAAACGCCGAGAAAGCCGCGAGTATGCcgctgtgtacgtgtgtattgGTGTAGTTTCTAACTGTGCGGAGGCAAGTGTCGTCTGTGGTGCTGTGCACACaattattatccttttttggattttattgttGTATCGAAGGATACATAACACGATTGTTTGGTGGTTGAAGGGATGTGAGtgtagaaaaaacacacatatacacacagaGTCGATACGCACAAATGCGATAGTGTAGTGGAAAAGGGGATGTTTCTTATTCATCCCCTTTCTGGTTTTAATGACATgctgtgagtgtgttgtgtgttcgTAAATTAAAATACTCCTCCTAAAGAGTGATACAAAGTGTCTTATATAAAGTTCCGTGCAAACACGCACCAACACgcatgtgaagaaaaaaaaccgcagttgcaaaggaaggaaaacaacctctcatacacacaaataTTGTTGTTGCCATGGCGCAATTCAAACTACTTCGATTGTTGGTAGTGTTTTTGGGCGGTGTAGTTACGAGCTCCGTGCTGGCGGCCCTAGCAACGAGCGATATAAATCTTCCCCTATCGCAGGAAGACACCCATCATCGGTACCATTCGCACCAGAAGGATGGCCACGCGCACCAACAAAAGTCCTCCTCGGATGAACCACCGGTGGCTCAGCTGTACCACAAGGAGCACGAGCTGACGGAAACGAGCGCACGGCAGTATGTGGCCGACATGAAGGAATCCGATTTTCGTGCCCCGTCCTGGTGCAAGCAATGCAATGCGACGACGTTGCGTTACTGTCGCTCGCAACTATTCCTGAACGATCACTGCTGCTGTGAATATTCGCACGCCAACGGTAAGTGACCACGGGAAGCATGACTCATCCACAGGACTTCGATCGGCTGTCAGCTTGCTTAAAACAGATTCACTTCCGCTCAATTAGGATTTGATTTGCAAACCGATTCCCCGTGAAGCGAGCGAGCCATGTGGCGTGCTTTCGAACCGAAAAGAGGTCACGCGATATGTGGCTGCATGTCTGGCAAAATGGATGATGTCATAGGGCTGGCCTTGAGCCTTACGGATGACCAACAAAACTAGGAACAACTTAGTTCATAGCAAATCGGTCACAAAATGCTCCAATTAGGATTTAATTCGTATTGTGATTTTATCGCAATCAAGTTATCAAATTTATTAACactttctttttggcttaataaCCGCCGAGGTCTCACTGGTTATCGAATGGTTTTCTAGAATTGCTGATACTATgtagttggattgtcagtCATCACTACACAAGATGGCATTTGAACCTTTAAAGCTGAAGTCGCCTCTAATACCGGTCCGCCCTATTGGGATTTATTGTAATTCTTTCCCcttttaaatgaatttgaaaTGTATCTAATCGTGCGATTGGAGGTTCCAACAAGATATTTCTACTGCAcaaatataatatttaaatcacGCAATATATGGCCTTGGCCCTTTTAGTAAACCTCTTATTGCGCGTCTTTTGCACCTCTTAATTCCATCCGGAATCTTCACAAAACACCTCACCAATCTGTCGCGCTGTACTCGACGAAAGACGGTTGTGCATAATTCCTGCGATATGTTTCTGTTTGCCGCTGGAACGGAAGAGAATTCCGTTCACGACTCGCACTCGAGTTGCGATCATGCGGATTAAAATGATTTGTAAACGATCGCCTATAGTGTTGTGCTAGAGCAGTCTCCACCTGGTAAAGTAACCTTCACCGAGCGGGGAAAACGTTCGGCAAAATGATGCAGCAAATGGGTGGTCGTGTTCAAAAATTGTCCCCCGGGGGAGAGGAAACAAAAGCCTTTCGTTCGGTAATAATATGACAAATTGTTTCGAGGTCCGGTCTCGCGTGACGTTTGGACACGGTGGGTGAGAGAGAAGGGGACGAGTGATCTCGTGGGATGTTTGTCGTGTGCCTGCCCCATCCCCGTCAACGATAACGATAACGAGACACACTAACGCACTAAATTGCATTTACAATTGCAAAGTTGATTAGTTGCAGTTATtgtgttctttctttttttcctatttgttCCAAGGGAAATTTGTTCGTCATGCCCAACGATGCACGCGTCTTACCGTCAGAACCCCAGTGTGGATACTGTCGTTGTTATGCTTGATCCGATGCGGTGCGTTTGGTGTGCCATTTAGCTGGACAGCAGCGTCATTTAAAGCTGCCAGGTTCACACAGAGGCTTTGGAGCGAGTTGCGCACCTCTTTGGGAGGCTTTCTTTCTAGTGTGTCCCATTGCTCAATCATGTCTGTTCCGCTTGAAAGACGGTGGGATGggatggagcaaaaaaaaaaaaaatgcaacacaatCGGAAGCAAGAGACCGACTATCCGacggcaagcaaacaaacgatttGCATAATAATGTTCCTGGACGGTGTCGCGTTTGGTTTCTTCTTACAATTGTGtcagaaaaaagggaagagagTGTACTCTTTTAGAAGATTTTAGGTACAAGATCGTCTAAATGAAGCGAGCAAAACATCCGATCATCCGGTTAAGTTAATTATATGCGACATTTGCAGCCGCgcccaatattttttttggtgcaaCTGTGGAAGAAACTGGAgttgcttcttcttgacttaacgacgtactaggtcacgccggccatgtGGTTAGATACTAGTcactcctcactacggggtgaCCGAAACTCAAGAACTGACCCTTAAATTTGAAGAAATGTTGGTTACGTTCTATGCTCTCTTGTTTTCCTAGTCGCTGAGTGGAAAATTAAGCCTAGAAAACTAGCATGCCCTTCTTATCATCAATTTGTTAACCATTCAGTGAGCTTTAGCAAATCGCAAATCTTTTGCAGGGAGTGATTCATCGCCGTTCGTTCACCGCCTAGGCATTATCAGAAATATGTTTACCATATTCTCACACTACTTTTTCTGTTGCATTTGCATCATGAATTGAAATTACTCTATGACAACCGATTGTTGAACTACGCCTTAAACAACTCAAACAAATTGTGCATACAAATGAGTCCAATCTGCAGAAAGCCGATGGACCTACTCAGTACTTTATAAATTCAAGGTCGTGCTGGTGTCGAAGAGTCGGCCCTACGTTTAGGTACGTTCAGCCAGCAGATCAcaaggaatgaaaaaatcaGATGTTTCACTGCTTACATGCAGGCATATTTATTGAGCCGTGCCTGTTGTGCCATGGCGTTTAGTCGTATGTTTTCCGTA
This genomic window from Anopheles maculipalpis chromosome 2RL, idAnoMacuDA_375_x, whole genome shotgun sequence contains:
- the LOC126559997 gene encoding angiopoietin-2-like, producing MPSAVSLKLMLILMALTVMVGSDPVPGEVATTHQDIRAMLEDVKSHLNRFNSHYLINLEQRIVSLLTTMTSLDANVKTLQEKSQIWDVFQHHIGAWSEHIKSVDSKLDILRKAHDTPSPSLESRLSNLDFKVQHIFEKVDVINEKLHDITKTVYALSSSSAINRGRRNDRLESAAEQAAILTKITHLQKQINRIESNGNSNCQKQNNGQGNRAAVSAKFRKDVSDSDEEMDEFLDKLTAKKLREMVANRRQCRALDTLTGMARSIEDRTVRIYDLEANQFEQILSCCQRTNHEVATFTNSADILLKRIEHLVLDVDRKVEKRNNFPCSHGVTGVDEAAVDVPIPAGSNGTIEESLDVSSNVDIGSGSEESSPNADTNVISTAAIEQHEEVSFHHPDKDGCHQLLKRVSGVYTFAEVELNEARRDFNRRYCEFATDGTAWTVVQRRNWYDLQENFNRSWNEYKYGFGDLGYEFWMGNDFIHRLSYDDNVELRIELEDFEGNKSYAAYGTFRMESEKFNYNLMVSDYHGNASDALAYHNDHDFSTYDRANDKSSGDFPCALTFGSGWWFNRCAASNLNGKYYLENPRNHKHTGILWESWLGDYSLKAAKMMIRPKDAWSRDEEMADNDGAMDP
- the LOC126559998 gene encoding uncharacterized protein LOC126559998, with the translated sequence MAQFKLLRLLVVFLGGVVTSSVLAALATSDINLPLSQEDTHHRYHSHQKDGHAHQQKSSSDEPPVAQLYHKEHELTETSARQYVADMKESDFRAPSWCKQCNATTLRYCRSQLFLNDHCCCEYSHANEQLPWISHTCHRKLEAVCTVNAGSCSKYRAIKECCCDLETKLEFKNKYSTGSIVLPARILVPLTLLSWTVHRFATLS